The bacterium genome has a window encoding:
- a CDS encoding alcohol dehydrogenase catalytic domain-containing protein, translated as MKAVRLYEGPEVRVEDVPEPEVGPDQLRVAIQAAGLCGTDLHAAHGRLPVPNLPVIMGHEGAGIVEVVGEGVSGFSPGDRVLLLPSETCGTCPACEAGHLGLCPGAQIFGMARDGTFAEKITVPAACALPLPGEIAFEHGAILADAVATAYHAVATRAGISGGERVVVLGCGGVGYHAILLARLMGAKTVVAADASAGALRRAVQAGADFTVDVTAPNARKAIRQAAGGGGPELVIEYAGKKASVELAMASVARGGRVIVGGVGMESPELGPLVSFVGKEIGVLGSMGYTRDELKQVVQLTATGKLDLSGSITARYPLDQTIQALEDLANHHNDPVRLALLPQGMS; from the coding sequence ATGAAAGCTGTACGTCTCTACGAAGGTCCCGAAGTGCGGGTCGAGGATGTTCCGGAGCCAGAGGTGGGTCCCGACCAGTTGCGAGTCGCCATCCAGGCCGCCGGGTTATGCGGAACCGATCTGCACGCCGCCCACGGTCGGCTTCCGGTGCCGAACCTTCCCGTGATCATGGGCCACGAAGGGGCGGGGATCGTAGAAGTAGTAGGGGAGGGCGTCAGCGGTTTCAGCCCAGGTGATCGCGTCCTGCTGTTGCCCAGCGAGACCTGCGGCACTTGCCCGGCTTGCGAAGCGGGGCATCTGGGTCTGTGTCCGGGAGCGCAAATCTTCGGCATGGCGCGCGACGGGACGTTTGCCGAGAAGATCACCGTTCCGGCCGCGTGCGCGTTGCCGCTTCCGGGTGAGATTGCATTCGAGCACGGCGCCATCCTGGCAGATGCCGTGGCGACGGCCTATCACGCCGTCGCCACGCGCGCGGGAATCAGTGGCGGGGAACGGGTTGTGGTGCTCGGCTGCGGCGGTGTCGGCTATCACGCGATATTGCTGGCGCGCTTGATGGGTGCGAAGACGGTCGTTGCGGCCGATGCCAGCGCGGGTGCGTTGCGCCGGGCTGTGCAGGCGGGAGCCGATTTCACCGTGGACGTGACGGCGCCAAACGCGCGCAAGGCGATTCGCCAGGCCGCGGGTGGTGGAGGACCCGAGCTGGTGATCGAGTACGCGGGCAAGAAGGCATCTGTCGAACTCGCGATGGCGTCGGTGGCGCGGGGCGGTCGCGTGATCGTCGGCGGTGTTGGTATGGAATCGCCCGAACTCGGCCCGCTGGTTTCCTTCGTGGGCAAGGAGATCGGCGTCCTGGGCTCGATGGGTTACACGCGAGACGAACTAAAGCAGGTCGTCCAACTCACGGCCACGGGCAAACTCGACCTCTCCGGTTCCATCACGGCTCGCTACCCCCTCGACCAGACGATTCAGGCGCTCGAGGATCTGGCCAACCACCACAACGACCCCGTGCGACTCGCTCTGCTTCCGCAGGGGATGTCGTGA